CAGATCTACAATAATTGGATGTATGACGAGGTCATGGCCAGGCGTACAAAAGTCTGCTTGGAGGAGGTAATACCTTCTTCACCCCGAGTGGACTCCAGCCAAGGAGCATTATAAGAAGCTATAGCTACTCCAAAAAAAGTGCTGACTCAGCCCGAGGCTCATCTCATCAAGAGCCGACATCCTGCTGCCTTGGCTGGCGGAAGGCAAAAGTGCTGACCTCGGCCGCTCGCCACTCGTCTTGAGTGGGCTCGGCAGGAAGCTGCTGCTGTGGCGTgtcctcatgtgtgtgtgtgtgtgtgtgtgtgtgtgtgtgtgtgtgtgacgggcAGGTGGTGGACGAGCTGCAGAGCAGAGGCATGAGCCCGGAGGAGAGGGAGCTGGTGCACCTGCTCACCTCGCCACATCTCATGGTGAGAAAACAAAACACCACCTGTGTCTGACTACAATGTTGACGCTAACTTATGAGCTCTTAGTGTGATAGTCATCTTTATGAATCTTTATGTTTGATATCGAAAGATGATGACTACTCTAGCAAACAGGATGGGACTTAGTAGGGATGCCTGAGGGACACCTTTTTGTCTGTGATGCTACTCATAGAACGTTTAAGTGCATCAATGTACCTGAAGCTGCTGCGTCTGTCGCATCCTGACAGGCCCTTCTGTCCGTACACGACACCGTCGCTCAGAAGAGCTTCGATCCCGTCCTGCCGCCGCTGCCGGACGACTACGAGGACGAGCTGGAGGAGGAGTCGGTGAAGATAGTGCGTCTGGTGAAGAACAAGGAGCCTCTGGTTAGTAGCAGCGGTTGCATCCAGGTGCAAATATAACACTGTTTTACTTACTACCTCCCTGGCTACATTGGGGCCCCAAGCAAAAAATCTATTTGTTGTCCcccaattacaattttttttttttacagtatatttttatcagtgacagagcagaaaAGGGCTAAGAATACGTTTGcagtaaaatttcatatgaatTGCTTGTCATTGATTCACTGACATTTTACACGAGCCTAATAAAGCAAAACGGGGCCCCAAGGTATGGTGGGACCCTACGCACGTTTTTACCTTTCTTCTTGCACGGACTCCAGGGCGCCACCATCAGGCGAGACGACGTGACCGGGGCCGTGATTGTGGCTCGCATCATGAGAGGAGGCGCCGCGGACAGAAGCGGTGAGTTGTGCTTcggtaaaaaaaactcaaaagCTTGAAGGATGGCAAACTTATGTTCATTATTTTCATATTAAACTGATTTACTTTATAATCTTCTGAGTTAATTTGAGATTTTTATTGGGCTTCCAAAATTTGCTTATGCACGTTTTATTCCTCCacttccattattttgtcatgcaAATGTAACAGTAAGGCTGCCTGATGGTGGAGATATGAGTGATTTGTAACCATGTTAACGACTTAAAGGGCCTTGCCTGACAGACTGTAATGGTCACAGACGCTACCATGGCAACATGTTGCTCTGTTTCGAACTGTGAGCGTGGAAGGACTGAGCACTGATCAGTTGTCAGCATCTTGCTGGGGCTGCAGCTCGCAATTATCCAAATAAATCCTTCATAGACGTTCTTTGCTCCTCCCGGCAGGTTTGGTCCACGTCGGAGATGAACTCAGGGAAGTCAATGGCGTCTCTGTGATCCACAAGAGACCGGACGAGATCAGTCAGCTGCTGGTGAGGCACCTCTAGCACGTACTGCGGTCAGTGACGGTTCGGGGCTAATTTCTTAATGTGGTTCCTAGTCTCAGTCGCAGGGATCCATCACGCTCAAGATCATCCCTGCCGTTAAAGAGGAGGACAGACTGCGGGAGAGCAAGGTGGGTTCTCCGGGATGGACCGGGTCCACAAATGCACTGCTACTATCCCTTCAAATGTGTGGTGTCAGAAATGCTAATATGTAGCCACCTAGCATCGTGATGTAAGGGGAAGGGAGGAACTTGAAGACTGGGGTCCAAACATTTgaattacataactgaggcgttcctcaaaacACTTTTAAGTCGTCTTTTTTTGTGTTCGGATTTATGTAACCGAGgttttgctgtagcttgtttacttcagatgcagtcaataGTCTTGTGTTCAACTTTTTTAGTTATATaccagtggtgttcctcaaggttccatgttaGGTCCTCTCTTCTTCATCATTTGGATTATTCAACTGGTGGCTCGTGAGTTCAGTTGAAAAATATCCTAAAaagactagagtgctcctgttgtgtagAGAAACCTGGACCACCTTAACCACATCGGCAGATCCTTGCTTGGACATTTTAACCTGGCTGGCTagttggactctagaaagaggttccgtagcagaacctccaggttcggtagcagcttcttccctcaggccataagacttttgaacgcatcataataatcccctcaatttccccccaaaaagggATTAACACGCTGgactataaaaacaatataacatacatccataaacgtggatgcatatgtaaaagtgcaatatatttatctgtacagtaatctatttgttATGGTTgctaaaggggaggtgacggcaactgacACCAGAGGGCGGCAATGTtcataaatgtattatatatatatagtcaatgtatatataataataacaaacaagacTACTAACTATATAATGgagtgtgaccaaaatacaagagcgtgaggtgtaagactatgtgtgtagttagctgaagtgtgtgttaccaagtgttgacgagagcgaacgaggcagtccatggggcaggcaggtgatccgagGCGaaagagaggcgtcagagtccaggggcaagcgaggagtcaaggaacgagggaggcagtcgaaatccagggcaacggaaggaaaacagGTTCACCATATGAGAACTAACTTCCCGCCAGGATgcctgggtccactggtcctttaagcAGCCCTTATCAATTCCAGGTGTGCAGATAGGAGATTGCAtgcaggcttgtcgctgcgtgggcgtgctgcgctcagcgtGTCCGAGCGCGTTGTCAGCGGATAGAGAGCGCATGTGGGCATGGCCCGCTGTGCGCTCGTCAGGACGAACAGATGAGGgcacattggaatgcgccctggccgtgacactatttatttatttatatctgcacccaGTGGGGGTTGGTCCCCGCCaaggctgcgctctgtcacctatcctgttagtgattttcatggacaggatttctaggcagagtcgtggccatggcggagagggtatacgtctcggggggctaaaggttgcgtcactgctgtttgcagatgatgtggtcctgatggcaccttcggttcgtgaccttcagctctcactggatcggttcgcagccgagtgttcagcggctggaatgaggatcagcatctccaaatctgaggccatggttttcagcaggaaaccgatggattgtacagtccaggtagaggacgagactctgtcccaggtggaggagtttaagtatcttggggtcttgttcacgagtgagggaaagatggagaaggaaatcagccggagaatagGAGCAGcttggggcagtattgcagtctctctgccgcactgttgtgatgaaacgagagctgagccagaaggcaaagctctcggtcaaccgagctatctacattcctactctcacctatggtcatgaagtgtgggtcatgaccgaaagaataagatcacggatacaagcggccgaaatgagtttcctcagaagggtggctggcatctcccttagagatagggtgagaagtgcagtcacccgagagagactcggagtagagccgctgctccttcgcttggaaaggagccagcttaggtggttcgggcatctcgtgcggatgcctcacgagcgtctccctagggaggtcctcgttgcacgtcccactgggaggagaccctgtggcaggccaaggaccagatgggggggaattacatctcctctctggcctaggaacgcttcgggattccccaggaggaagtcgcaaatgttgctctggagagtgaagtctgggggtctctgctggagctgttgtccccgcgacccgattccggataagaggttgaagatggatggatggatgcaccttattgctcttttatcctgcactacaacgagctaatgcaacaaaatgttgttcttatctgtactgtaaagttgaaatttgaatgacaataaaggaagtctaagtctgagtctaaATACAGAACacaggggtccaaacttgtgatgtacacaactgaggcgttcctcaaggcacctctTTAAGTCCTCCCCTTTTTGTCAGTTACACTTCTTTTTGTGTTCTGATCGAGGTAACTGAGGTTTTGCTGTAGCTTGGTCACTTCAGATGCAGTCGGTAGTCATTTGTTCCACTTAAGCTATACAAGTGGTGTTCCTGAAGGTTCGATCTTAgggcctctctttttcatcatttgggctattcagctggtggcccgcaagttcagttcaaaagacTTGTGTCAGACTCACATTTGTGTAGCAAATTCCTAAGAACACTAGAgtactcctgttgtatagaggaacttggaccaccagaaacacattggcagatccttacgttgacattttaacctcgcaagttcagttaaaaaagcTTGTGAGGGACTCATGTTTTCTCAGCAGATTACTAAAAACACTAAAGTTTCTGTCATAGAAATTAAATTGGTTCTActgaataaacaaaaaaagactaATACTGAAGGGAGAAGTCCATCCCCTTGGTCCTTAGATTTCTAGAAATGTGGCCccccaaaaaatttaaattaatattCCTGCTCTAGAGGGTTAGACTGTCCCATTCTGTGTATCGAGGTTTGGTTTCTGAGGTCTCCTCTAAAGGATTTGTCTCTGTAGACCGTATAGATAATTCTTCTGAAGGGTTGGGTCCTCAGAATTCAAACAAAGGCTTGATAACAAGAAGCATGGGTTGGTTTTAATGTGGATAACATCCCCCCAGGTGTACGTTAGGGCCTTGTTCGACTACGTTCCCTTGGAGGACAAGGCCACTCCTTGCCAGGAGGCGGGACTCCCCTTCAAACGGGGCGACATCCTGCAGGTGGTCACCCAGGATGACTCAACGTGGTGGCAGGCCAAGCGAGTTGGAGACAGCAACCTGCGAGCTGGGCTGGTCCCGTCCAAACAGTTCCAGGAGAGGTAAGAGGAACCAGAGCCACACATGCACAGCTGTTGTCTCAGAACTCGAGGGTTACTGGTTTGGTGCCTGGATCCTCCTCCGTATGTAGTATTAGTATCTTTTTAGTGGAGTACATCTGCGCATATTTGCAGCTCGGCATTCAATCAGAGGAATATTATAGGGATTGGAGTATCGAAAATAGTATTTTTCTTGGGCTTTTTTTGGGTGCGTCCTTTATTTGTGGTTCTACAGCTGTTGCGGAGGTCAGTAGATAATATCCTCTCTGTGTTGCATCACCGTCAACAACAAAGAGGCACCTTGTTGACTGACTCATCTCTTCTTCTCTTTCCTTCTTACTCATTGTCCTCCTACTCGCACGTCACCAGGCGACTGGCCTACAGGATGAAAGTGGGCACACTCCCGAATCCCAAATCTCCCAAAACACCAGCCTGTGAGTTGCTGCTCGCTGTTTGCCGACCCCCACCTTCTTCCTCTGCTAACTTGTTAGGGTGACATTTACTAATTGGTACTGTGGGATGTCCTCTCTTGTGCGGGTGGAAATGTTTTAGACACAAGGGAGGCTGGGGAGGGGGGGTTGAATTAATCCCAGCCATGCTCACTCAGTCCATCTGTCCAGTGACAGATTAAGTAGATCCACATGCCTCAACAATATGCTTCTCACTTTCTAGCTGGAATTCTGCGTGCTTGCAGCCAGGCAGGTGAGGGGCAGATCCATATTCAGTATTTGGGGCGAGGCTGAGGGGTTCTGTGTGGATTGTAAGCTGTGGGTGATCCGATTACGGGACCACGGCTTAGCAACATGGCAGTCGCCCTCTCTTCTCCCACCCGGCTGGCTTTATTCCCCCCCACAGCCCAGCAGGGGCCCCAGCTTTTCCCATTAGTGACATATACAGTGTATGTCTGCTTTAATCCTGTTTTTCTAAATCGTCACATTCTCCTacccaaataaataaaacatgttttaacgcTTTCTTCTTGTCTTGCAGTTGACCAAGCGTGTGATAAGGGTGAGTAGAATCGCCGATTACACGCCACAGCCGGCATGTTTGCATGTGTGCATGTTGACTGCATCTTCACTATGCCTGCATATTGCCTAAAAAAAGGTGCTTGGACTGAGTTCCAATCAGGCTACAGGTGCTAAAGACTACACCACCTCTTCTCATCCTCCTGATTTTTAGTTCTTCGAGCCTCTGAGCCCTCGAGTTTTTGTCATCTTTCCAACTATCCTTCCATATTTATGTTTTATCATCATCCCTTAAGTCTTCTTGCTCCACAAGCCCTGACCCCCTTCTTCAAGTCCTCCACAGACCTTCCGTAACAATTCTGCCCTGTGCTGACCCACCCCTTCTTCTTGTCCCTGCTTGCCTCCCTACAGACGACTGTGACTGTGAGGGCTATTTCAATGGACAGTACATAGGTGAGAGCACACCTTCCCTATCCTCCATCACCAAAACACCCTCTCTCTGCTCTTTGACTGTCATGGCTGTCCTTGGCTGCGGTCTGCTGGTTCCCTGGATGCTTCTAGTCTGGGGTCCAAATGTTTGGCTGTAGGGTTGCTTTCTATGTCAGGGGGATGGAGGTCATAAAGGATTAGGGATGGAGTCATGGATGTCTAATTCCGGTTTTCCACCAAGCAGGACAGTAGTGTTCACTTTGGCACGGTACAAAGTTGCAGAAGCTTTAAAAAAATGCTGGAAGCTCTTTTGGACTCCATTTAAGTTGTACTTAGGGAGAAGAGACTGGAAATAGGGTCTTTACCTTCTCTTTTTTGGAAAGGTGGCCTCAAGAAAGTTTCTAATCAGTCCATTAGAGGAAGTTGATGAAGGGAAACACTCGCAATAGGTTTGTGTTTTTAGAAGTGATGGTTGAATATGAAGTAGAAAATCAGCATGGAGAGTGGCAGTGAAGTCCAAGATCATGAAGAGAATAGGCGCTAAAAGTAGAAACTGGTTTAGCTCTCTGGACATTGGACATGTTCTCAAGAAGACTTAGACAGGGTGACTAATTACCATATTGACCTAAATAAAAGACAGTATTTCTTccataaaaaaaaagtctaagAAAAAGGGGTCCTATATTCAGAGTGGTTCTATATGCAGGGTCAGTACGGTAACGTTACGACAGCTAGACTTGCCATAAAGAGCTGGACTTTACCAATAGTCTTTGTTCAATCCCTCAGCCAAACATGACCCATCTGCTCCTCTTGCTGGAATGCTCACATTGGGAATCCAAACACAGCGGCTAACTTCACCTCgtaactcaacaacaacaacatgatggcGATCCACCACATTCCGCACTCTGCTTGGAGCCGTACAGCACCCTCCTCCATCCCCCTTCACACCTGCCTGCATCTACCCTTTCCCCCTGACCCCTAACCCCCACGAGGGCCCCGCTGCGTTGGACGCATTGCGCACTCTAAGCGTGCACGTCTGCTGCTCGTTCACCTGGGTTTCGCACGTGTGAGCCTGAGTCGTGTGCCGCTCTAACACCACTTGCAGTCTCTCCCAAGTGTAAAGCAGTGGCGCCCTCCTGTGGCCAGGTGTTTTCCTGGGAGTTTTATTCAGGTACAGTGGCCGGCTCGTTCCCTCGGGGGTAGTCCATCGTGGCAAGGCGCCTCAGCACTGTAGCCTGTGCATGTGTCGCCATAGACAACACGGAAATTAAGCCAATAGTTTTTGTATACTGGGATCAAAGTTCACTGTAAATAAACATGGTCATTCAGAAAATACCAGTGAGAACATTTACTCTTATTGGCTTTAATGCATGAACATCAACGGTTGGCCTGAGTTTTCCATTAAGATCAAGTTTTGATACCTTTACGCATTCATCTGATTCCTTTTTAACATTTGCTAGTCGCGTTAAGAGACATGAAGTACCATCCTTATGTCCTCTTACCATATTTGAATCTTTTCTACGCCTGTCATCCAAAACCACCACAGCCGGTCTACGCAGGAGCTTCCGTTTGAGTCGAAAAGATCGACAGGGGTCCTCCAGCAACGGTTCAGATTCTGGGGACTCAGACTTCCTGACCTACGAGGAAGTGACCCGCTACCAACAACGGCCCAATGAGAGGCCCCGACTGGTGGTTCTGATTGGTAAGAAAAGTACAAAGTGTTACTTCATAGTGTAATACGTATATAACAGAGAACCACAAATATCTTTCGCGGCATGGGGTGTTAGAAA
This genomic interval from Entelurus aequoreus isolate RoL-2023_Sb linkage group LG06, RoL_Eaeq_v1.1, whole genome shotgun sequence contains the following:
- the mpp3a gene encoding MAGUK p55 subfamily member 3 isoform X4 translates to MKEAMPVLTAGTGLHETLALLTSQLRPDANHKEDMVFLRDVFSERSLGYLMKIHERLRQYERQSPTPVLHSVSCLAEDVVDELQSRGMSPEERELVHLLTSPHLMALLSVHDTVAQKSFDPVLPPLPDDYEDELEEESVKIVRLVKNKEPLGATIRRDDVTGAVIVARIMRGGAADRSGLVHVGDELREVNGVSVIHKRPDEISQLLSQSQGSITLKIIPAVKEEDRLRESKVYVRALFDYVPLEDKATPCQEAGLPFKRGDILQVVTQDDSTWWQAKRVGDSNLRAGLVPSKQFQERRLAYRMKVGTLPNPKSPKTPAFDQACDKAGLRRSFRLSRKDRQGSSSNGSDSGDSDFLTYEEVTRYQQRPNERPRLVVLIGSLGARINELKQRVIAENPHRYAVAVPHTTRPKKAHEKEGVEYHFVNKQQFDADVLNNKFIEHGEYKENQYGTSIEAIRSVQSKNKMCVVDVQPEALKRLRTAEFKPYVVFVKPRVPDSRRRRTTAASSPGGAEQGRVTDEDLQEMRQSAIQMDQQYGHLVDRVLIKEDSASACTELRSILERLERESFWVPLSWVRT
- the mpp3a gene encoding MAGUK p55 subfamily member 3 isoform X1; the encoded protein is MKEAMPVLTAGTGLHETLALLTSQLRPDANHKEDMVFLRDVFSERSLGYLMKIHERLRQYERQSPTPVLHSVSCLAEDVVDELQSRGMSPEERELVHLLTSPHLMALLSVHDTVAQKSFDPVLPPLPDDYEDELEEESVKIVRLVKNKEPLGATIRRDDVTGAVIVARIMRGGAADRSGLVHVGDELREVNGVSVIHKRPDEISQLLSQSQGSITLKIIPAVKEEDRLRESKVYVRALFDYVPLEDKATPCQEAGLPFKRGDILQVVTQDDSTWWQAKRVGDSNLRAGLVPSKQFQERRLAYRMKVGTLPNPKSPKTPAFDQACDKDDCDCEGYFNGQYIVSPKCKAVAPSCGQVFSWEFYSAGLRRSFRLSRKDRQGSSSNGSDSGDSDFLTYEEVTRYQQRPNERPRLVVLIGSLGARINELKQRVIAENPHRYAVAVPHTTRPKKAHEKEGVEYHFVNKQQFDADVLNNKFIEHGEYKENQYGTSIEAIRSVQSKNKMCVVDVQPEALKRLRTAEFKPYVVFVKPRVPDSRRRRTTAASSPGGAEQGRVTDEDLQEMRQSAIQMDQQYGHLVDRVLIKEDSASACTELRSILERLERESFWVPLSWVRT
- the mpp3a gene encoding MAGUK p55 subfamily member 3 isoform X2, yielding MKEAMPVLTAGTGLHETLALLTSQLRPDANHKEDMVFLRDVFSERSLGYLMKIHERLRQYERQSPTPVLHSVSCLAEDVVDELQSRGMSPEERELVHLLTSPHLMALLSVHDTVAQKSFDPVLPPLPDDYEDELEEESVKIVRLVKNKEPLGATIRRDDVTGAVIVARIMRGGAADRSGLVHVGDELREVNGVSVIHKRPDEISQLLSQSQGSITLKIIPAVKEEDRLRESKVYVRALFDYVPLEDKATPCQEAGLPFKRGDILQVVTQDDSTWWQAKRVGDSNLRAGLVPSKQFQERRLAYRMKVGTLPNPKSPKTPAFDQACDKVSPKCKAVAPSCGQVFSWEFYSAGLRRSFRLSRKDRQGSSSNGSDSGDSDFLTYEEVTRYQQRPNERPRLVVLIGSLGARINELKQRVIAENPHRYAVAVPHTTRPKKAHEKEGVEYHFVNKQQFDADVLNNKFIEHGEYKENQYGTSIEAIRSVQSKNKMCVVDVQPEALKRLRTAEFKPYVVFVKPRVPDSRRRRTTAASSPGGAEQGRVTDEDLQEMRQSAIQMDQQYGHLVDRVLIKEDSASACTELRSILERLERESFWVPLSWVRT
- the mpp3a gene encoding MAGUK p55 subfamily member 3 isoform X3, whose translation is MKEAMPVLTAGTGLHETLALLTSQLRPDANHKEDMVFLRDVFSERSLGYLMKIHERLRQYERQSPTPVLHSVSCLAEDVVDELQSRGMSPEERELVHLLTSPHLMALLSVHDTVAQKSFDPVLPPLPDDYEDELEEESVKIVRLVKNKEPLGATIRRDDVTGAVIVARIMRGGAADRSGLVHVGDELREVNGVSVIHKRPDEISQLLSQSQGSITLKIIPAVKEEDRLRESKVYVRALFDYVPLEDKATPCQEAGLPFKRGDILQVVTQDDSTWWQAKRVGDSNLRAGLVPSKQFQERRLAYRMKVGTLPNPKSPKTPAFDQACDKDDCDCEGYFNGQYIAGLRRSFRLSRKDRQGSSSNGSDSGDSDFLTYEEVTRYQQRPNERPRLVVLIGSLGARINELKQRVIAENPHRYAVAVPHTTRPKKAHEKEGVEYHFVNKQQFDADVLNNKFIEHGEYKENQYGTSIEAIRSVQSKNKMCVVDVQPEALKRLRTAEFKPYVVFVKPRVPDSRRRRTTAASSPGGAEQGRVTDEDLQEMRQSAIQMDQQYGHLVDRVLIKEDSASACTELRSILERLERESFWVPLSWVRT